A stretch of the Erpetoichthys calabaricus chromosome 3, fErpCal1.3, whole genome shotgun sequence genome encodes the following:
- the LOC127526932 gene encoding trace amine-associated receptor 4-like, whose amino-acid sequence MNSSVPYTDPESYCFENTLCYKTPWTIGSRIALYFFFCIIVIITITGNLIVVISISHFKQLHSPNNLLVLSLAFADLMLGVCVLPFSIMIAIESCWYLGAVFCKMHTIIDVMLCTVSIFHLGFIAIDRYYAVCDPLSYPNKITIRIALIFIFVGWTTGFMYSFGLIFKNAFNQGYEDLFTQLSCNGDKCILFYNETWALVNACTFMIPCFAMISTYRQIFKVARRQARTIQSMEHKAHSLEGNKNRLVQNREWKAAKTLALVMGVFVFCWLPYFTLNLVNVFTNFSASEFLILFAVWLGYMNSAFNPLIYAFFYPWFRKALKLIISCAIFETSSSTVKLYAE is encoded by the coding sequence ATGAATTCAAGTGTTCCATACACTGATCCTGAATCATATTGCTTTGAAAATACCTTATGTTACAAGACACCGTGGACGATTGGTTCTAGgattgctttgtattttttcttttgtataattGTTATAATAACAATTACGGGAAATTTGATTGTAGTAATttccatttcacattttaaacagcTTCATTCACCAAATAATCTTCTTGTTCTTTCACTGGCATTTGCAGACctcatgcttggtgtgtgtgttcttCCTTTTAGCATTATGATAGCTATTGAAAGCTGCTGGTATCTGGGCGCTGTGTTCTGTAAGATGCATACAATTATAGATGTAATGCTCTGCACAGTATCAATTTTTCATTTAGGATTTATTGCCATTGATCGCTATTATGCAGTATGTGATCCATTGTCCTATCCAAATAAAATCACCATTAGAATTGCACTCATCTTTATATTTGTTGGTTGGACAACTGGATTTATGTACAGCTTTGGATTAATTTTCAAGAATGCTTTTAATCAAGGGTATGAAGATCTGTTTACTCAGTTATCATGCAATGGTGataaatgtatacttttttatAATGAAACATGGGCCTTAGTTAATGCTTGCACATTTATGATACCTTGCTTTGCAATGATTAGTACGTACAGACAAATTTTTAAAGTGGCTCGTAGACAAGCCAGAACAATACAAAGTATGGAGCACAAAGCACATTCTCTTGAAGGAAACAAGAATCGACTCGTACAAAACAGAGAATGGAAAGCTGCAAAAACGTTAGCATTAGTAATGGGggtgtttgttttctgttggcTGCCTTACTTCACGTTAAATCTGGTTAATGTTTTCACAAACTTTTCTGCATctgagtttttaattttgtttgctgtttggcTAGGCTACATGAACTCTGCTTTTAATCCACTTATATATGCCTTTTTCTATCCTTGGTTTCGCAAAGCACTGAAACTTATAATTAGTTGTGCAATATTTGAAACAAGTTCTTCAACAGTTAAGTTATATGCTGAATAA